GAGGCTGGTTTCGGCTTTCAAGCCACAATCCCTCAAATCTCATTCAAACAACAGCCTTCCTTTCTTTAGTGTTCTCTGAGGTTTGGCGGTACGGCCGTGTCATAGAAAGAGAGAGGTAAAGCAAGGACGTTAAGGCACTGAGAGTTGAGTTGGTGGTAAAAGGGAGCGAGAGATGGCGATAGCCGACCATCATACTGAAGTCACGGTGTTAAAGGCACGAGGCAGAGCAAGTGGCAAAGGGGCACAGGTGAGGAAGAGGATCTTAGCGAAGGTCACTTTCATCATCTTGTAAGGATTTCTTGATACGAAGCAGCATGGTGGTGAGCCACTGATCCAGTCGTGAGATGGTATCATACTCCTTTACCTGAAAGAGAAAGAGCTTGTCTTATGTGACAGGCATTTCATGTAAGTTGCTTAACACGTTTTTAGTGAAACTAGGAAGCTATGGTGAAACTATGCTTCCAGTGACATGAATATTGTTTAAGAGATTTTATAAGCAACAGATAGGGCAAGCAAGTGCTTGTCTTACAGCATCAGTATAGGCATCCACGTTCTGTTCCTCAAAGGCATCTAaaagtttctgtaaaaaaaatgaaacaggctcattttaaacatatatccatccatcatccctCGGTCAGAACCACAGTGTGTTGCTGTTACCCAACACACTCCACAGACAGAATGGTTTGTTCACAATTCTTTTACTTTACTGACATGATTATTTTAGACAAATGAGAATAAACACTCTCAGCAGGTATCATCTTTTTTACTGAATTCAAAATTACAAAAAGCCAATCTAGAAGCATGCCTTCAGGGCAAAGTTTACAAAACTGGTTTAGTGTAAAACTGGTTTGCTTTGtcaattaaaggtacaggttgtaggaacTGCCACTAGAGGACGCACTTCCaaaacaatcgcgtggtttgatgatgctaaggaggagcgtggaatgatgggatttgttgtcttctacccaaccgctgatggccatcaatcagacggaaagataaatcatggatttaacgcgagttcaacgatttgcgtgagtagattacataatgcaaagacgcgatcagactatggatcagatgcgTCCTCGCACAGGTCTGGAAATGCGATGCCCCAaatttggcgtgtatgccccatgaTACTAAtattgttgatcgttataatagcatacgttttctgtaaagatacgaatcaaaacaactcacctgtcgagtaaaacacaagcgagatagGCATCTCTTTCTTGTTGAAGTTTGTCacaaagctacttccgcatttgtccacgaaactgttgtcatgtggtttctacgtcggtaaaggcagtaacaaagggtaactaacatcattgacaggcgactgtaCTGCCCCGTGTCACTTTTTAGAAtaggaattttctcatgattttcaagtagttgaaaacattagagatattgttagtaattagctggacaaaatatataacactagcctagggTTAAGCCTagggtttttggatattttactgcaaatatcttacaaagtGTACCTTTAATGATTCACCTCAAGATTGAggaaaataacatgtttttacaagctaaaaatactaaaaattagtattgtaaaaattatattttacactaTTAAAAAAACCTTTGATAAGCCAAGAAGTTGTAtggaatactttaaaaaaaaaattaaacatattcaTAAATAGGAATAAATTAACAgagtaaataaagaataaaatgaattctacatttaaacaaaacaccTAGGGTTAGGGGTTCAAATCCTCAGTATAAGCAATgaaatgttcaaaatgtagaacacatttaatgtttttgttgttgtcgttgcTTTGATCATTTTTTGTGCTGAGATCCAGCCTTACCTTCACCAATTTGCATTCACGTGAATCTGAAAAGGCTGGAAACATTTCCTCATACTTCTGGACAGCAAGCTATAAGGATGGCATCAAG
This sequence is a window from Carassius auratus strain Wakin chromosome 43, ASM336829v1, whole genome shotgun sequence. Protein-coding genes within it:
- the LOC113061781 gene encoding alpha-soluble NSF attachment protein-like — encoded protein: MDSTLLKYSAKDYFFKAALCHFCVDMLNAKLAVQKYEEMFPAFSDSRECKLVKKLLDAFEEQNVDAYTDAVKEYDTISRLDQWLTTMLLRIKKSLQDDESDLR